Proteins found in one Pontibacter sp. SGAir0037 genomic segment:
- a CDS encoding cytochrome b5 domain-containing protein, translating to MANLPEYTLQQLALRNGQDRDEVWVAFEGVIYDVKKSRLWRDGKHYEHWAGQDLTEEMKDAPHTTFVFDKFEAVGFVKNSVYRK from the coding sequence ATGGCCAACTTACCGGAATATACGCTACAACAGCTAGCTTTGCGAAACGGACAGGACCGGGATGAGGTTTGGGTAGCTTTTGAGGGGGTAATATATGATGTAAAAAAATCCAGGTTGTGGCGCGATGGGAAACACTATGAGCACTGGGCCGGACAAGATTTAACAGAAGAAATGAAAGATGCACCACATACTACCTTTGTTTTTGATAAATTTGAGGCAGTTGGCTTCGTAAAGAATTCTGTATACAGAAAGTAG
- a CDS encoding formimidoylglutamase — protein MNLSIFFEPLNEDAFPGVNKVRTLGTYINRFISKFPDWRSADIALLGVQDNRGRGDQEAQDNTPPPAREVRKKLYNLTKGTGQCQVVDLGNLRPGITLEDTYLRLKEIVEVLISHHTIPLIIGATHDLEYGQYLGYEHLERAVNMVTIDSSVDMTEDLGATPNKKQLRQILMHEPNYLFNLGQIGYQTYLVEPEVLATLEKLHFEAYRVGQVHHNIQEMEPVVRVADLLSFDISAIRYQDAPGQDEANPFGLTGEEACQLCWYAGLNDSLTSFGIYGYTPAHDTRSLTATTIATMIWYFIEGYYHRKNETSFTNKNFTKYAVAFDNESDKMLFYKSKKSEKWWMEVVALSEEKGSRIVPCSYNDYLMATKGEIPNRWIQMQARMG, from the coding sequence ATGAACTTATCTATATTTTTTGAGCCACTAAACGAAGATGCATTCCCCGGTGTAAACAAAGTCCGTACTTTAGGCACCTATATCAACAGGTTTATCAGTAAGTTCCCGGACTGGCGCTCAGCCGATATTGCCTTGCTTGGCGTTCAGGATAACCGTGGGCGGGGCGACCAGGAGGCACAGGACAATACACCGCCTCCCGCTCGGGAGGTGCGCAAAAAGCTTTACAACCTAACCAAAGGTACTGGCCAATGCCAGGTGGTAGATCTTGGCAACCTCCGGCCAGGTATTACATTAGAGGATACCTATTTACGCCTGAAAGAAATTGTGGAAGTGCTCATTTCTCACCATACCATACCTCTGATTATTGGTGCCACACACGACCTCGAATACGGGCAATACCTTGGCTATGAGCACCTGGAACGCGCCGTGAATATGGTAACGATAGACAGCAGTGTAGACATGACAGAGGATTTAGGTGCAACTCCTAACAAGAAGCAGCTTCGCCAGATCCTGATGCATGAACCGAACTACCTTTTTAACCTGGGGCAGATAGGCTATCAAACATATTTAGTAGAACCCGAAGTGCTCGCCACTTTGGAAAAACTGCACTTCGAAGCTTATCGGGTGGGGCAGGTACACCATAATATTCAGGAAATGGAGCCTGTGGTGCGTGTGGCAGATTTGCTTTCGTTTGACATTTCTGCCATCCGGTACCAGGATGCGCCGGGCCAGGACGAAGCCAATCCCTTCGGCCTTACAGGCGAAGAAGCTTGTCAGCTTTGCTGGTATGCCGGCTTAAACGACAGCCTTACTTCTTTCGGCATCTACGGCTATACCCCTGCGCACGACACCAGGAGCTTAACAGCAACTACAATTGCCACTATGATCTGGTACTTTATAGAGGGGTACTATCATCGCAAAAACGAGACAAGCTTTACCAATAAGAACTTTACCAAATACGCTGTTGCCTTCGACAATGAATCTGACAAAATGCTTTTTTATAAGAGCAAGAAAAGTGAGAAATGGTGGATGGAGGTAGTCGCGCTTTCCGAGGAAAAAGGGTCCCGCATTGTCCCCTGCAGCTACAACGACTACCTGATGGCAACCAAAGGCGAGATCCCGAACCGCTGGATACAAATGCAGGCAAGGATGGGGTAA
- a CDS encoding long-chain fatty acid--CoA ligase, with product MNISRIHDLLPHQLQKYPQPDCLAAKVNGDWVKYSTQDVQDTANSLSLGLLKLGLGKNDKVAIISMNRPEWVMTDFGIQQIGGISVPMYPTITVEDYRYIFNDAEVKVVFVADQELYNKVVAATMGMESVKEIYTFDKVQGAKHWSEVIELGKNDDPAKLEPLKAAVTPDDILTLIYTSGTTGSPKGVMLTHGNLLSNVTGTVPYVPVDNRHRALSFLPLSHIFERMLLYLYMRIGVSIYYAESIEKVAENLKEVQPHVFTTVPRLLEKVYDKIVAKGLELTGIKRRLFFWALELGLKYDTREDQGWWYNKQLSLANKLIFSKWREALGGNVIAIVSGGAALQPRLARVFWSANIRVMEGYGLTETSPVIAVNRWEPENNMIGTVGMAIDGVEVKIADDGEVLSRGPHIMKGYYKKPEQTAEAIDADGWFHTGDIGELIEGKFLKITDRKKEMFKTSGGKYIAPQLIENKLKESVVIEQVMVVGEGQKYASALVVPSFLGLQDYCQFKGIPYTTDAEMIAKPEIIDKFQREIEKANENLAQYETIKKFRLLPKMWTIESGELTPKLSVKRRVIATKFKDLIDSMYS from the coding sequence ATGAACATTAGCCGTATACACGATCTCCTGCCGCATCAGCTTCAAAAGTATCCACAACCAGACTGCCTGGCTGCTAAAGTTAATGGAGATTGGGTAAAATACAGTACACAGGATGTACAAGATACAGCAAACAGCCTCAGCCTTGGGTTACTAAAACTTGGGTTAGGCAAGAACGATAAAGTTGCCATTATTTCCATGAACCGCCCGGAATGGGTGATGACGGATTTTGGCATACAGCAGATTGGCGGGATTAGTGTGCCCATGTATCCTACCATAACAGTAGAAGATTACCGCTACATTTTTAATGATGCCGAAGTAAAGGTGGTGTTTGTGGCAGACCAGGAGCTTTATAATAAAGTAGTGGCTGCCACCATGGGTATGGAGAGTGTAAAAGAAATTTATACCTTCGATAAAGTTCAGGGAGCCAAGCACTGGTCAGAAGTGATAGAATTAGGTAAAAACGATGATCCGGCTAAGCTGGAGCCTCTTAAGGCAGCTGTTACACCAGATGATATTCTAACGCTGATTTATACTTCCGGTACCACAGGCAGCCCTAAGGGAGTCATGCTGACGCATGGCAACCTGCTAAGTAACGTAACCGGTACGGTGCCCTATGTTCCGGTAGATAACCGGCACCGGGCGCTGAGCTTCCTGCCGCTGTCGCACATATTTGAGCGTATGCTGTTGTATCTGTACATGCGCATTGGTGTTTCTATTTATTATGCAGAAAGTATAGAGAAAGTAGCTGAGAACCTGAAGGAGGTGCAGCCACATGTATTTACCACTGTACCACGCCTGCTCGAAAAAGTATACGATAAGATTGTGGCAAAGGGGCTGGAGCTTACGGGGATCAAACGCAGGCTTTTCTTCTGGGCGCTTGAACTGGGGCTGAAGTACGACACCCGCGAAGATCAGGGATGGTGGTATAATAAGCAGCTAAGTTTGGCTAACAAGTTAATATTTAGCAAATGGCGTGAAGCACTGGGCGGTAATGTAATTGCTATTGTGTCTGGTGGCGCTGCTTTGCAACCCCGCCTGGCGCGCGTGTTCTGGTCGGCCAACATTCGGGTAATGGAAGGCTACGGGCTAACAGAAACATCGCCTGTAATTGCTGTTAACCGTTGGGAGCCCGAAAACAACATGATCGGCACAGTAGGTATGGCCATAGATGGCGTTGAAGTTAAAATTGCAGACGACGGTGAGGTGCTGTCGCGTGGGCCTCATATTATGAAAGGCTATTATAAAAAGCCTGAGCAAACAGCCGAAGCAATCGATGCCGACGGCTGGTTCCATACAGGTGATATCGGGGAATTGATAGAAGGAAAGTTTCTGAAGATTACCGACCGCAAAAAAGAGATGTTTAAGACATCCGGCGGTAAATACATTGCTCCGCAGCTAATCGAAAATAAACTGAAAGAGTCGGTTGTGATTGAGCAGGTAATGGTGGTGGGAGAAGGGCAGAAGTATGCCTCGGCCCTGGTGGTGCCCTCGTTTCTGGGGCTGCAGGACTACTGCCAGTTTAAAGGAATACCATATACAACCGATGCAGAAATGATTGCCAAGCCTGAAATTATAGATAAGTTTCAGCGGGAAATCGAGAAAGCCAATGAGAACCTGGCGCAGTATGAAACAATTAAAAAGTTCAGGCTGCTGCCAAAGATGTGGACCATTGAAAGCGGTGAGCTAACGCCAAAGCTGAGCGTGAAGCGGCGGGTAATAGCAACAAAATTTAAAGACCTGATAGACAGTATGTACAGTTAA
- a CDS encoding MarR family winged helix-turn-helix transcriptional regulator, whose product MKPEETVDYNVKVCWHAISRMYNNEAAKSDITTSIGFVLLNIDQEAGTPATKIAPLLGLEARSLTRILKSMEEKELIYKVSDPRDKRLVRIFLTEKGLQKKEFSRQTVKRFNYKIREAIPEHELAAFFKVSSQIINMIENKEIF is encoded by the coding sequence ATGAAGCCGGAAGAAACAGTAGACTATAATGTAAAGGTATGTTGGCATGCCATCTCGCGGATGTATAACAACGAGGCGGCGAAAAGCGACATTACCACCTCTATAGGGTTTGTTCTCCTGAATATAGATCAGGAAGCAGGTACACCTGCAACTAAAATTGCCCCCTTGCTTGGCCTGGAAGCACGTAGCCTTACCCGAATTCTGAAAAGTATGGAGGAAAAAGAACTGATTTACAAAGTATCAGATCCTCGCGATAAACGCCTGGTGCGTATTTTCCTGACAGAAAAAGGCCTGCAGAAAAAGGAGTTCTCTCGACAAACAGTAAAACGCTTTAACTATAAAATAAGAGAAGCAATTCCGGAGCATGAGTTGGCCGCCTTCTTTAAAGTGAGTAGCCAGATCATTAACATGATCGAAAACAAAGAAATTTTCTAA
- a CDS encoding 3-hydroxyacyl-CoA dehydrogenase/enoyl-CoA hydratase family protein, whose protein sequence is MKRTIKKVAVLGSGVMGSRIACHFANIGVQVLLLDIVPRELSPEEQAKGLSLEMKHVRNRIVNNALQAVVNSNPSPLYRKSDAHLIKTGNFDDNMKDIASVDWIIEVVVENLKIKKTVFDQVEQHRKPGTLISSNTSGIPIHLMLEGRSEDFRKHFCGTHFFNPPRYLKLLEIIPTPETDRAVVDFLMHYGDLYLGKTTVLAKDTPAFIANRVGIYGIMQTLAAMEKTGLTIDEVDRITGPIVGRPKSATFRTLDVVGLDTTINVANGLYQAGENDESRELFKIPAYVQQMADNKWLGDKTGQGFYKKTKDAKGKTEILTLDLKTMEYGPKQKVRFQSLEMLKPIEDLKKRVKAFSAQTDKAAQFFNETLFGLFQYVSNRIPEISDELYRIDDALRAGFGWELGPFEYWDVIGAREGVQRMLENGYQPAAWVEEMLNNGKESFYIVENGQRRYYDIQSKEYKAIPGAESFIILNNLRSNKVVWKNAGASLIDLGDGILNVEFHTKMNTIGGDVIQGLNKGIEIAEKDFRGMVVGSDAANFSAGANVGLIYMYAIEQEYDELNMIIRQFQNTMMRMRYSAIPVVGAPHGLTLGGGCELNLHCDHIQAAAETYMGLVEFGVGLIPGGGGTKEMTVRASELYEDGDIEYNTLKNIYLNIGMAKVSTSAAEAVDLGYMRKSDGITINNNRLIADAKAQAILLAEAGYTKPVHKTNIKVQGRGALGMFLTGANAMLTGRYMSEHDLKISHKLAYVMCGGDLSAPTEVSEQYLLDLEREAFLSLTGERKTLERIQSILTTGKPLRN, encoded by the coding sequence ATGAAAAGAACCATAAAAAAAGTAGCAGTGCTTGGCTCTGGTGTGATGGGCTCTCGCATTGCCTGCCACTTTGCCAATATAGGGGTGCAGGTGTTGCTGCTGGATATTGTTCCAAGAGAGCTTAGCCCGGAGGAGCAGGCGAAAGGTTTGTCGCTTGAAATGAAGCATGTGCGTAATCGCATCGTAAACAATGCCTTGCAGGCTGTTGTAAATTCTAATCCCTCTCCGCTGTACCGTAAATCTGATGCACACCTGATTAAAACGGGCAACTTCGATGACAATATGAAAGATATTGCTTCGGTAGATTGGATTATTGAGGTAGTAGTAGAAAATCTTAAAATAAAGAAAACAGTCTTTGACCAGGTGGAGCAACATCGCAAGCCTGGTACCCTCATCTCATCCAACACCTCAGGTATACCCATTCACCTGATGCTGGAAGGGCGTAGTGAGGATTTCAGGAAACATTTCTGTGGCACACACTTCTTTAACCCGCCGCGTTACCTGAAGCTCCTGGAAATTATACCTACACCAGAAACGGATAGAGCAGTGGTAGACTTTCTGATGCACTACGGCGATCTGTATCTGGGTAAAACTACCGTGCTGGCAAAAGATACGCCTGCTTTTATCGCCAACCGTGTGGGAATCTATGGCATTATGCAAACACTGGCAGCCATGGAAAAAACAGGCCTAACGATAGACGAGGTAGACAGAATTACCGGCCCTATTGTCGGGAGACCTAAATCGGCTACTTTCCGAACATTGGATGTGGTTGGCCTGGATACAACTATTAATGTTGCAAACGGGCTTTACCAGGCAGGGGAAAACGATGAGTCGCGTGAGCTGTTTAAAATACCGGCCTATGTACAGCAAATGGCTGACAACAAATGGTTGGGCGACAAAACAGGACAGGGCTTCTACAAAAAGACCAAAGATGCCAAAGGCAAAACCGAAATCCTGACGCTGGACCTGAAAACAATGGAGTATGGGCCGAAGCAAAAGGTAAGGTTCCAGAGCCTGGAGATGCTAAAGCCTATCGAGGATCTGAAGAAGCGTGTCAAAGCTTTTTCTGCGCAAACCGATAAAGCAGCACAGTTCTTTAATGAAACGCTGTTCGGCCTGTTCCAATACGTTTCGAACCGTATTCCTGAAATCTCAGACGAATTATATCGCATAGATGATGCTTTGCGGGCAGGTTTTGGCTGGGAGCTTGGTCCGTTCGAGTATTGGGATGTGATTGGTGCCCGGGAAGGCGTGCAGCGCATGCTGGAAAATGGCTACCAGCCGGCAGCCTGGGTAGAGGAGATGCTGAACAACGGCAAAGAGTCTTTCTACATTGTTGAAAACGGACAGCGCCGCTACTACGATATCCAGAGCAAAGAATACAAGGCCATACCAGGTGCAGAGAGCTTTATTATCCTGAACAACCTGAGAAGCAACAAAGTAGTGTGGAAGAATGCCGGGGCCAGCCTGATAGACTTAGGCGACGGTATTTTGAATGTGGAATTCCATACCAAAATGAATACCATCGGAGGTGATGTTATACAGGGGCTGAATAAAGGTATAGAGATAGCCGAAAAGGACTTTAGAGGGATGGTAGTGGGTAGCGATGCCGCTAACTTTTCGGCAGGTGCAAATGTTGGCTTGATCTATATGTACGCTATAGAGCAGGAGTATGACGAGCTGAACATGATCATCCGGCAGTTCCAGAATACCATGATGCGCATGCGCTATTCGGCTATACCGGTAGTTGGCGCCCCGCACGGGTTAACACTGGGTGGTGGCTGCGAGCTGAACCTGCACTGCGATCATATACAGGCTGCGGCCGAAACTTACATGGGCTTGGTAGAATTTGGTGTTGGCCTGATACCAGGAGGTGGCGGTACAAAAGAAATGACTGTACGTGCTTCAGAACTGTATGAAGACGGTGATATAGAGTATAACACGCTTAAAAATATTTACCTGAACATTGGCATGGCCAAAGTATCTACTTCGGCTGCAGAAGCAGTTGATCTGGGGTATATGCGAAAAAGCGACGGTATCACCATCAACAATAACCGCTTAATTGCCGATGCCAAAGCTCAGGCAATCTTATTGGCAGAGGCCGGATATACAAAGCCTGTGCATAAAACCAACATTAAAGTGCAGGGCCGTGGCGCATTAGGCATGTTCTTAACGGGTGCGAATGCCATGCTAACCGGACGCTATATGTCGGAGCACGACCTCAAGATTTCGCACAAGCTGGCTTATGTGATGTGCGGAGGCGATTTGTCTGCCCCAACCGAAGTAAGCGAGCAGTATCTGTTAGACCTGGAGCGCGAAGCTTTCTTATCCCTGACTGGCGAACGCAAAACGCTTGAGCGTATCCAAAGCATCCTGACAACAGGGAAGCCGCTGAGAAATTAA
- a CDS encoding GIY-YIG nuclease family protein, protein MKSHNYFIYITTNPGKTVLYVGVTNDLRTRLEQHKANRGKPETFAGRYYCYNLLYYERYTYVQHAIEREKELKLLNRGAKVELIKKENPYLRFLKIDD, encoded by the coding sequence ATGAAAAGTCACAACTATTTTATCTATATAACCACTAATCCAGGTAAAACGGTGTTATATGTTGGTGTGACAAATGATTTAAGGACAAGGCTGGAGCAGCATAAGGCTAATAGAGGTAAACCTGAAACATTTGCTGGCCGCTACTACTGCTACAACCTCTTGTATTACGAACGCTATACTTATGTGCAGCATGCAATTGAAAGGGAAAAGGAGCTGAAGCTGCTTAACCGGGGAGCCAAGGTGGAGCTCATAAAAAAGGAAAATCCTTACCTACGGTTTCTGAAGATAGACGACTAA
- a CDS encoding acetyl-CoA C-acyltransferase has protein sequence MNNAYIVAGFRSAVGKAGRGGFRFTRPDDLAADVIKHLVASVPALDPERIDDLIVGNAVPEAEQGLQIGRMIALLSLPMSVSGMTVNRYCGSGLETIAMACNRIQAGMADCIIAGGTESMSLVPTAGWKTVPNYKIAKNNPDWYLSMGLTAEAVAKDYNVSREDQDEFAFKSHQKAINAIKSGFFKEQIVPITVEETYIDENGKKKTRSYVVDTDEGPRADTSLEALARLKPVFANGGTVTAGNSSQTSDGAAFVIVMSERMVKELNLEPIARLAGYATGGVDPRIMGMGPIAAVPKVLKQVGMKLNDIDLIEMNEAFAAQSIAVMRHLDFDPDKLNISGGAIALGHPLGCSGAKLSVQQFSELRRLGKKFGIVTACVGGGQGVAGVYELLK, from the coding sequence ATGAATAATGCATATATCGTAGCTGGATTTCGTAGCGCTGTGGGGAAAGCAGGGCGTGGCGGGTTCCGCTTCACAAGGCCCGATGACCTGGCAGCCGATGTCATCAAACATTTAGTCGCTTCTGTGCCTGCCCTGGATCCGGAGCGAATAGACGACCTGATTGTGGGAAATGCAGTGCCTGAAGCAGAGCAGGGCTTGCAAATCGGCCGCATGATTGCCTTGCTATCGTTGCCCATGTCTGTTTCCGGCATGACGGTAAACCGCTACTGCGGATCCGGGCTGGAAACCATTGCTATGGCTTGTAACCGAATTCAGGCAGGTATGGCCGATTGTATCATAGCTGGTGGTACAGAATCTATGTCGCTGGTGCCTACAGCAGGCTGGAAAACAGTTCCGAACTATAAGATCGCTAAAAATAACCCGGACTGGTACCTGAGCATGGGGTTAACCGCAGAGGCCGTGGCGAAAGATTATAATGTTTCACGTGAAGATCAGGACGAGTTTGCTTTTAAATCACATCAGAAAGCAATCAACGCCATTAAGAGTGGTTTCTTCAAAGAGCAGATTGTGCCGATAACGGTAGAAGAAACCTATATAGATGAGAATGGCAAAAAGAAGACCCGTTCTTATGTAGTGGATACGGATGAAGGCCCTCGCGCTGATACCTCGCTGGAGGCACTGGCGAGGCTGAAGCCTGTGTTTGCAAATGGCGGTACGGTAACTGCTGGCAATTCTTCCCAAACGTCTGATGGAGCTGCCTTTGTAATTGTGATGAGCGAACGCATGGTAAAAGAGCTGAACCTGGAGCCGATTGCCCGTCTGGCAGGTTATGCCACAGGCGGTGTTGATCCGCGCATCATGGGGATGGGGCCAATCGCAGCAGTACCGAAAGTGTTGAAGCAGGTAGGCATGAAGCTAAACGACATAGACCTGATAGAAATGAATGAAGCCTTTGCCGCACAGTCTATTGCCGTAATGCGCCACCTCGACTTCGATCCGGACAAGCTGAACATCAGTGGAGGTGCCATTGCCTTAGGTCACCCACTGGGTTGCTCAGGTGCTAAACTAAGCGTGCAGCAGTTCAGTGAGCTTCGCCGTTTAGGCAAGAAGTTCGGTATAGTAACTGCCTGTGTTGGCGGTGGCCAGGGCGTGGCAGGCGTGTATGAGCTTTTAAAATAG